A genomic stretch from Colwellia sp. Arc7-635 includes:
- a CDS encoding carboxypeptidase produces MRIRHLVPIFSLLLLLSPLANADFERKIAIDESSTTKHSTKVNGKSFDYTATTGTQPVWDEEGNPTATLFYTYYQRSKVKNKAARPLLISFNGGPGSASVWMHVAYTGPKVLNVDNEGFPLQPYGVKTNEFSILDTADIVFVNPVNTGYSRVLSGKDGKMPSKETQKKMFFGVNADVKYLADWVNTFVTRNNRWQSPKYLIGESYGTTRVSGLALELQARQWMYLNGVILVSPTDIGIKRDGPVKAANRLPYFAATAWYHKALASDLQSRDLLEILPEIESFTLNEYLPALAKGGFIAAEEKQRIAEKVAHYSGLSVQEVLRNNLDIEASYFWKEILRDREQTVGRLDSRYLGIDEKVTGSRPDYNAELTSWLHSFTPAINYYLREELNYKTDIKYNMFGNVHPWDRSNNKTGENLRLAMAQNPYLNVMIQSGYYDGATNYFDAKYTLSQLDPSGKMKDRLSFKGYKSGHMMYLRYQDLESSNQDIRQFIQATLPNKKTPAKYHSKP; encoded by the coding sequence ATGAGAATTAGGCATTTAGTACCGATATTTAGCTTATTGCTATTGTTATCGCCATTGGCCAATGCTGATTTTGAGCGCAAAATTGCTATTGATGAAAGTAGCACCACTAAGCACAGCACTAAAGTTAATGGTAAGTCTTTTGACTACACGGCAACCACTGGCACACAGCCCGTATGGGATGAAGAAGGTAACCCGACAGCAACACTGTTTTATACCTATTATCAACGCTCCAAAGTAAAAAATAAGGCAGCACGTCCATTATTAATTTCATTTAACGGCGGTCCAGGCTCAGCATCAGTTTGGATGCATGTTGCTTATACCGGTCCTAAAGTACTCAATGTTGATAATGAAGGCTTTCCGCTACAACCGTATGGCGTAAAAACCAATGAGTTTTCTATTTTAGATACTGCCGATATTGTTTTCGTCAATCCGGTTAATACTGGCTACTCACGTGTTTTATCAGGTAAAGATGGCAAAATGCCTTCAAAAGAAACACAGAAGAAAATGTTTTTTGGCGTTAATGCTGACGTTAAATACCTGGCTGATTGGGTAAATACTTTTGTTACCCGTAATAATCGTTGGCAGTCACCTAAGTACCTTATTGGCGAAAGCTACGGTACTACTCGCGTATCTGGCTTAGCGTTAGAATTACAAGCTCGCCAATGGATGTATCTTAACGGCGTTATTTTAGTGTCGCCAACGGATATCGGCATTAAACGTGATGGCCCAGTAAAAGCAGCTAATCGTTTACCATATTTCGCCGCGACAGCTTGGTACCATAAAGCCTTAGCCAGTGATTTACAAAGTCGTGATCTATTAGAGATCTTGCCTGAAATTGAAAGTTTTACACTGAATGAATATCTACCAGCCCTTGCCAAAGGTGGATTTATTGCCGCTGAAGAGAAGCAGCGTATCGCAGAAAAAGTAGCACATTACTCTGGTTTATCAGTACAAGAAGTTCTGCGTAATAACTTAGATATTGAAGCGTCTTATTTCTGGAAAGAAATACTACGTGATCGTGAGCAAACGGTTGGTCGTTTAGATTCTCGCTATTTGGGCATTGACGAAAAAGTTACCGGTAGCCGCCCTGATTATAACGCTGAGCTAACGTCTTGGTTACACAGCTTTACACCTGCTATTAACTATTATTTACGGGAAGAGCTTAACTATAAAACCGACATTAAATACAACATGTTCGGCAATGTGCATCCTTGGGACAGAAGTAATAATAAAACTGGCGAAAACTTGCGCTTAGCCATGGCACAAAACCCTTACTTAAACGTGATGATACAGTCAGGTTATTATGACGGCGCAACCAATTACTTTGACGCGAAATATACGCTATCCCAACTTGACCCTAGCGGAAAAATGAAAGATAGACTCTCGTTTAAAGGTTATAAAAGTGGCCACATGATGTACCTACGTTATCAAGACTTAGAATCTTCTAATCAAGATATTCGTCAGTTTATACAAGCAACATTACCCAATAAAAAAACACCGGCAAAATATCACAGCAAGCCGTAA
- a CDS encoding HutD family protein, with protein MIKVIPPRQFKTVPWKNGQGETIEMAINDGGTLDDFDWRLSMASVVEDGVFSNFSGYTRNLILIDGDGINLQHNDNKIDRLTRLLDISTFDGGDKTVGNLHSNEITDFNIITRTTRFTTKVACYPQAKGQALGTGQLCFIYSLFKDALLTINGEQKIMTLPAQHLIQITNLPENYATLTGDHLIVVYLNDCT; from the coding sequence ATGATCAAAGTTATTCCACCTAGACAATTTAAAACCGTTCCATGGAAAAATGGCCAAGGCGAAACCATCGAGATGGCAATAAACGATGGCGGCACTTTAGATGATTTTGACTGGCGTCTAAGCATGGCAAGCGTGGTTGAAGATGGCGTTTTTTCTAACTTTTCTGGATATACCCGTAACCTTATTTTAATTGATGGTGACGGTATTAATTTACAACACAACGACAATAAAATTGATCGCCTAACACGTTTACTCGATATTTCTACTTTTGATGGTGGCGATAAAACTGTCGGCAATTTACATAGCAATGAAATTACCGATTTCAATATCATCACTCGTACCACACGCTTTACCACCAAAGTAGCGTGTTATCCCCAAGCAAAAGGCCAAGCGCTTGGCACGGGTCAGCTTTGTTTTATTTATAGTTTATTCAAAGATGCTTTATTAACTATAAACGGCGAGCAAAAAATCATGACCTTACCCGCTCAACACTTAATACAGATAACCAACTTGCCAGAAAACTACGCCACACTGACAGGAGACCACCTTATCGTGGTTTACCTAAACGATTGCACATAG
- a CDS encoding outer membrane beta-barrel protein: MMLKKSLIALSLLTLPLTASANWSAGAGYANFSDNGISLDAAYASMSYLFPKQDGKFVVISELRYAAGISDDTVGGLEIKLDNFTAFSMRGQYNYDNGMYLYAAPSLAQLSLNVKNAASITSWDLGLGAGVGKKLTDQASVEASYENYDGTDVFSVGFKYAF, from the coding sequence ATGATGCTTAAAAAATCATTAATTGCTCTATCTCTACTTACTTTACCTTTAACTGCTTCTGCCAACTGGTCTGCCGGTGCAGGTTATGCAAACTTCTCTGATAATGGTATCTCATTAGATGCTGCTTATGCTTCTATGTCTTACCTGTTTCCAAAGCAAGATGGTAAATTTGTTGTAATATCTGAGCTGCGTTATGCTGCTGGTATTTCTGACGATACTGTAGGTGGGCTTGAAATAAAGCTTGATAACTTCACTGCATTCTCTATGCGTGGTCAGTATAACTATGACAACGGTATGTATTTATATGCAGCACCGTCTCTTGCACAACTTAGTCTTAACGTAAAGAATGCTGCAAGCATTACTAGCTGGGATTTAGGTCTAGGTGCTGGTGTTGGTAAAAAACTTACTGATCAAGCAAGCGTTGAAGCATCGTATGAAAACTACGATGGCACAGATGTTTTCTCTGTAGGCTTTAAATACGCTTTTTAG
- a CDS encoding pitrilysin family protein — protein sequence MKKWTLPLLLTFLTACENSNMSEDTTSASKLSGMSFVEQVKAKPGQTVIPYRKYTLDNGLTLVLHQDTSDPLVHVDMTYHVGSGREELGKSGFAHFFEHMMFQGSEHVADDEHFKIVTESGGTMNGTTNSDRTNYFQTVPANQLEKMLWLEADRMGFLVDAVTQEKFEIQRETVKNERGQSYENRPYGLFRERVAEAMYPVGHPYSWQTIGYIDDLNRVNVNDLKAFFLRWYGPNNATLTIGGDIDVDKTLAMVNKYFGTIPRGPEVKMPEKPSFTIDADRYISMEDNVHLPLVYMSYPTVSVRHEDEAPLDLLSSILGAGNTSLLYKNLVKNQFAVQASVTHPCAELACTFNLLALPHPASGKTLADMEQIIRETLVEFEARGVEDDDLVKAKASMEANFVFGLQSVAGKVSQLAANETFKGNPNYIEQDIARYADVTKADVMRVYRKYIKNKHGVIMSVVPKGQTALVAAKDNFTPQPRVIPELTKTLDSDLTIRKASDNFDRSIIPVAGANKAVEVPQMWQKTLANGMKILATQSNETPTTSILIKIPAGHYYESKEKAGTAVLLAAMLNESTTQRSTEEMSKALQKLGASVGISAGSNYLAININALTKHLDATLALVYEKLTAPAFLASEFDRNKNNAIQGAINGKKDAGYLAASAYRQLLQADNIAATSSQGSEASLGNIELADIKALYQQQVKPKDSEIIVVSDLDKSSVLKSLAVFKPLTGAGKKLSLTLPKSTAKLGVIYLVNKDNAAQSVIRIGKRSLTQDVTGEYYRAYLMNFPLGGAFNSRINLNLREDKGYTYGARSYFYGDKFSGAYTASAEVRADVTDKSIVEFVKEIKNYAEHGISDEELMFMRNAINQQDALKYETPGSKLSFLAQILEHNLTADFVKVRTDIVANISKAEINALAKKHLDINSMLMVVVGDAKTLKPQLEALGYEVIDYEI from the coding sequence TTGAAAAAATGGACGTTACCACTGTTGCTGACTTTTTTGACGGCATGTGAAAATAGCAATATGTCGGAAGATACGACTTCTGCTAGCAAACTATCTGGCATGAGCTTCGTTGAGCAAGTTAAAGCAAAACCAGGGCAAACCGTTATTCCATATCGAAAATATACCCTTGATAACGGCTTAACGTTAGTACTTCACCAAGACACGTCTGATCCGCTAGTGCATGTTGATATGACCTATCATGTTGGCTCTGGCCGCGAAGAATTAGGCAAGTCTGGCTTTGCGCATTTTTTCGAACATATGATGTTCCAAGGTTCAGAACATGTTGCAGACGATGAGCACTTTAAAATAGTGACAGAATCTGGCGGCACCATGAATGGAACGACTAATAGTGATCGCACTAATTATTTTCAAACCGTTCCAGCCAATCAACTAGAGAAAATGCTTTGGTTAGAAGCCGACCGCATGGGCTTTTTAGTTGATGCTGTTACGCAAGAAAAATTTGAGATACAACGAGAAACGGTAAAAAATGAACGTGGCCAAAGCTATGAAAACCGACCTTATGGACTATTCAGAGAACGTGTAGCTGAAGCTATGTACCCAGTAGGACATCCTTATTCATGGCAAACCATTGGTTATATTGATGATTTAAATCGCGTTAATGTTAATGATTTAAAAGCCTTTTTCTTACGTTGGTATGGCCCTAATAATGCCACTCTAACGATAGGTGGTGATATTGATGTTGATAAAACCTTGGCCATGGTTAATAAATATTTCGGTACTATTCCTCGTGGTCCAGAAGTAAAAATGCCAGAGAAACCTAGTTTTACTATTGATGCTGACCGTTATATTTCAATGGAAGATAATGTGCATTTACCTTTAGTGTATATGTCTTATCCTACAGTGAGCGTTAGGCATGAAGATGAAGCGCCATTGGATTTACTCTCAAGCATTTTAGGTGCGGGTAATACCTCATTACTTTATAAAAATTTGGTGAAAAACCAATTTGCAGTGCAAGCATCAGTGACTCATCCATGTGCAGAGCTAGCTTGTACTTTTAATTTGTTAGCGTTACCGCATCCTGCCTCGGGTAAAACTTTAGCGGATATGGAACAAATTATTCGTGAAACTCTAGTCGAATTTGAAGCTCGTGGTGTAGAAGATGATGATTTAGTAAAAGCGAAAGCGTCGATGGAAGCAAATTTTGTTTTCGGTTTACAAAGTGTCGCCGGAAAAGTTAGCCAACTTGCTGCGAATGAAACCTTTAAAGGTAATCCAAACTATATTGAGCAAGATATTGCCCGTTATGCTGATGTAACTAAGGCTGATGTTATGCGGGTTTATCGCAAATATATTAAAAATAAACATGGCGTTATTATGAGTGTAGTGCCGAAAGGACAAACTGCGCTTGTTGCTGCGAAAGACAACTTCACACCACAACCACGTGTTATTCCTGAGCTGACTAAAACGTTAGATAGCGACCTGACTATACGTAAAGCTAGCGATAATTTCGATCGTAGTATAATTCCTGTCGCAGGCGCGAATAAAGCGGTTGAAGTACCACAAATGTGGCAAAAAACGTTAGCCAATGGCATGAAAATACTGGCAACGCAGAGTAATGAAACACCAACAACATCAATATTAATTAAAATCCCTGCGGGCCATTATTACGAAAGTAAAGAAAAGGCCGGTACTGCGGTCCTGTTAGCGGCAATGCTAAATGAGTCAACAACTCAGCGTAGTACGGAAGAGATGAGCAAGGCCTTACAAAAACTTGGGGCTTCTGTCGGTATTTCAGCGGGTAGTAATTATTTAGCGATTAATATTAATGCTTTAACAAAACATTTAGATGCGACGCTTGCACTCGTTTATGAAAAGCTAACAGCACCGGCATTTTTAGCGAGTGAATTTGACCGTAATAAAAACAACGCTATTCAAGGGGCTATTAACGGTAAAAAAGATGCTGGATATTTAGCAGCAAGTGCTTATCGTCAACTATTACAGGCTGATAATATTGCAGCAACATCGAGTCAAGGTTCAGAGGCATCTTTAGGTAATATTGAACTAGCCGATATTAAAGCGTTGTACCAGCAACAAGTGAAACCAAAAGACAGCGAAATAATCGTGGTTTCAGATTTAGATAAAAGCAGTGTTTTGAAGTCTTTAGCGGTATTTAAACCATTAACAGGGGCAGGTAAAAAACTCTCATTAACGTTGCCTAAATCGACAGCTAAATTAGGTGTTATTTACTTAGTAAATAAAGATAATGCAGCTCAATCTGTTATTCGTATTGGTAAACGCTCACTTACTCAAGACGTTACGGGTGAGTACTATCGTGCTTACTTGATGAACTTCCCATTGGGCGGTGCTTTTAACAGTCGTATTAATTTAAATCTACGAGAAGATAAAGGCTACACATACGGTGCTAGATCTTATTTTTATGGTGACAAATTCTCTGGTGCCTACACTGCTAGTGCCGAAGTTCGCGCTGACGTAACTGATAAGTCAATTGTTGAGTTTGTTAAAGAAATTAAGAACTATGCAGAGCATGGTATTAGTGATGAAGAGCTTATGTTTATGCGTAATGCTATTAATCAACAAGACGCACTGAAATATGAAACACCGGGCAGTAAACTGAGCTTTTTAGCACAGATACTCGAACATAATCTTACTGCTGATTTTGTTAAAGTACGAACCGATATTGTAGCGAATATTAGCAAAGCAGAAATTAATGCTTTAGCGAAAAAACACTTAGATATTAATTCGATGCTAATGGTCGTGGTTGGCGATGCTAAAACGTTAAAACCGCAATTAGAAGCGTTAGGTTATGAAGTGATTGACTACGAAATATAG
- a CDS encoding M1 family metallopeptidase has product MKFTFLPSIFLPVIFLLSSFISIHDAKADLFPKHAINDHQQQVLRGTITPERSWWDLSYYHLDISVDPTSKSITGTNTMSYRVLTEKQRLQVELQAPMQLTRVEQNGKALTVEQQGYSYFISLEDEQKIGEEYQLTMHFSGVPHEAIRAPWDGGITWEKDNNGNDFIASSCQGVGASIWWPNKDHAYDEPNNGVMISVEVPEHLMDISNGRLVKVEHNKQAQTKTYHWQVLNPINNYGVNINIGDYVHFGEQYQGEAGPLDMDYYVLRDNLDKAKKQFKDAKRTIEAFEYWFGPYPFYQDSFKLVEAPYLGMEHQSSVTYGNGYQNGYLGRDRSQAGPGMLFDFIIVHESGHEWFANNITHNDVADMWIHESFTNYSESLFLEHHFGKEQAFEYVRGTRLNIQNKSPIIGQYGLHQEGSSDMYDKGGNMLHTIRQIIDNDDTWRAILRGLNKKFYHSIAETAEIEHYISEQSGKDLTKVFDQYLRDIRIPSLEYFVKENVMKYRWGNAINGFDMPVRVFIAGKPLWLAPTSHWTTLNLAEQHSRVGPPKVKVDANFYISTLNILGL; this is encoded by the coding sequence ATGAAGTTTACCTTTTTACCTAGCATATTTTTACCTGTCATATTCTTACTGTCTAGCTTTATCAGCATACATGATGCAAAAGCTGATTTGTTTCCTAAGCACGCCATAAACGATCACCAACAACAGGTATTACGCGGCACGATAACACCTGAACGGTCGTGGTGGGATTTAAGCTATTATCATCTTGATATTAGTGTTGATCCAACGAGTAAAAGTATTACCGGTACCAATACCATGAGCTATCGGGTGCTTACTGAAAAGCAACGTTTACAAGTTGAATTGCAAGCACCGATGCAACTAACAAGAGTAGAGCAAAACGGTAAAGCACTGACGGTTGAACAACAGGGGTATTCTTATTTTATTAGCCTTGAAGACGAGCAAAAAATAGGAGAAGAATATCAGCTAACCATGCACTTTTCAGGTGTGCCACATGAAGCGATTCGAGCACCTTGGGATGGCGGTATAACATGGGAAAAAGATAATAACGGCAACGACTTTATCGCTTCATCGTGCCAAGGTGTTGGGGCTAGTATTTGGTGGCCTAACAAAGATCATGCTTATGATGAGCCTAACAATGGCGTTATGATCAGTGTTGAAGTACCTGAACACCTTATGGATATATCAAACGGACGTTTAGTTAAGGTTGAGCACAATAAGCAAGCGCAAACGAAAACCTATCACTGGCAAGTTCTCAATCCGATAAACAACTACGGTGTTAACATTAATATCGGCGACTATGTTCATTTTGGTGAGCAATATCAAGGTGAAGCCGGTCCATTGGACATGGATTATTATGTTTTACGCGACAATCTCGATAAAGCTAAAAAACAATTCAAAGACGCAAAACGTACCATTGAAGCTTTTGAGTATTGGTTTGGTCCCTACCCTTTTTACCAAGACAGCTTTAAGCTTGTTGAAGCGCCTTATTTAGGCATGGAACATCAAAGTTCTGTTACTTATGGCAATGGTTATCAAAATGGCTATTTAGGCCGTGACCGAAGCCAAGCGGGTCCTGGTATGTTGTTTGACTTTATTATTGTTCATGAGTCTGGGCACGAATGGTTTGCCAACAATATTACCCACAATGATGTTGCTGATATGTGGATACATGAAAGCTTTACTAACTATTCAGAAAGCCTGTTTTTGGAACATCATTTTGGTAAAGAGCAAGCCTTTGAGTATGTTAGAGGCACCCGTTTAAATATTCAAAATAAAAGCCCTATTATCGGCCAATATGGTTTGCATCAGGAAGGTTCAAGTGACATGTATGACAAAGGCGGCAACATGTTACATACCATTCGTCAGATCATCGACAATGACGATACGTGGCGCGCTATTTTACGTGGTTTAAACAAAAAGTTTTATCATAGCATTGCTGAAACGGCAGAGATTGAACACTATATTAGTGAACAATCAGGTAAAGACTTAACGAAGGTTTTTGACCAGTATTTACGTGATATTCGTATTCCAAGCTTAGAATATTTTGTTAAAGAAAATGTCATGAAATATCGCTGGGGCAATGCTATCAATGGCTTTGATATGCCCGTGAGAGTATTTATAGCGGGCAAGCCATTATGGTTAGCACCAACAAGTCACTGGACAACCCTTAATCTAGCAGAGCAGCATAGTCGTGTTGGACCCCCTAAAGTTAAAGTCGACGCTAATTTTTATATCAGCACTTTAAATATTTTAGGTTTGTAA
- a CDS encoding substrate-binding domain-containing protein: MSFFSRIKQKDYRPYKQYYFSFISFLCVFSSNAFAEIVIGVVGKTKNDSFYQQSFKGCLKFSETHQNIRCVYDGADNYQDIRAQNIIVNELLEKGIDGLLISITDSDFLTNAALQTLKNKNIPVITFDSDLLPQHQQYRLTYVGTENFNFGKALGNHIKKFAKKENNYLCMQSGHATAPNLNKRIAGVRYALSGQSTEQLSGQNGWFETERCPLYSLGKRDIALNQLKFMIDRDNPPVFLAVAGFAQFNTNYIEHMKAYKTRIANGEVVIVSADTEHSQIAALKAGVSVTNLGQKPFEMGRLGTELLYNFITEQQKPAKSAYYLGYHYCTQANADSCTVNY; this comes from the coding sequence TTGTCTTTTTTTTCAAGAATAAAGCAGAAAGATTATAGGCCTTATAAACAATATTATTTTTCATTTATTAGCTTTTTATGCGTATTTTCTAGCAACGCTTTTGCCGAAATAGTTATTGGTGTTGTTGGAAAAACTAAAAATGATAGTTTTTATCAGCAATCTTTTAAAGGTTGCTTAAAATTTTCTGAAACTCACCAAAATATACGCTGTGTCTATGATGGTGCTGATAATTATCAGGATATTCGTGCACAAAATATTATTGTAAATGAATTACTTGAAAAAGGTATTGATGGTTTACTTATATCAATAACAGATTCAGATTTTTTAACCAATGCAGCGTTACAAACCCTCAAAAATAAAAATATACCTGTCATCACCTTTGATTCAGACCTTCTACCTCAACATCAACAATACCGTTTAACTTATGTTGGTACAGAAAATTTTAATTTTGGTAAAGCCTTAGGAAATCACATCAAAAAGTTTGCCAAAAAAGAAAATAATTATCTTTGCATGCAATCGGGTCATGCGACCGCGCCTAACTTGAACAAACGTATAGCAGGAGTTCGTTACGCACTTTCTGGACAGAGCACTGAGCAACTATCCGGTCAAAATGGCTGGTTCGAAACAGAACGCTGCCCGCTATATAGCCTAGGAAAAAGAGACATTGCATTAAATCAATTGAAATTCATGATTGATAGAGATAACCCACCAGTATTTTTGGCCGTTGCAGGGTTCGCACAATTTAATACCAATTATATCGAGCACATGAAAGCTTATAAAACACGTATTGCTAACGGTGAAGTTGTGATTGTTTCTGCGGACACTGAACACTCACAAATAGCGGCACTTAAAGCCGGCGTTTCTGTAACTAATTTGGGGCAAAAACCTTTTGAAATGGGACGTTTAGGCACTGAGCTTTTATACAATTTTATTACTGAGCAACAAAAACCAGCTAAATCAGCATACTACTTAGGTTACCATTATTGCACGCAAGCCAATGCTGACAGCTGCACAGTTAATTACTAG
- the yihA gene encoding ribosome biogenesis GTP-binding protein YihA/YsxC, with product MLSSTVIHLSKATFTLSAPDIRRLPADSGIEVAFAGRSNAGKSSALNTLTNQRSLARTSKTPGRTQLINIFEIAEDKRLVDLPGYGFAKVPMEMKKKWQKALGEYLEKRECLKGLVILMDIRHPLKDLDMDLIQWAADGELPVLVLLTKSDKLSQGKVSAQVLDVKKKLASLNADIKVQAFSSLKRTGSEQADKVICAWFQDENIQELTELSEEPLIEE from the coding sequence ATCTTGTCTTCTACAGTCATTCATCTAAGCAAAGCGACTTTTACTCTTAGCGCACCCGATATCCGTCGTTTACCCGCAGATAGTGGTATTGAAGTTGCATTTGCAGGTCGCTCTAACGCAGGCAAGTCGAGTGCGTTAAATACATTAACTAATCAAAGAAGTTTAGCACGTACCAGTAAAACACCAGGACGAACTCAGCTGATCAATATTTTTGAAATTGCTGAAGACAAACGTTTGGTCGATTTACCAGGCTACGGTTTCGCCAAAGTGCCAATGGAAATGAAGAAAAAATGGCAAAAAGCTTTGGGCGAATACCTAGAAAAACGTGAGTGCTTAAAAGGTCTAGTGATCTTAATGGATATCAGACATCCGTTAAAAGACCTTGATATGGACCTAATTCAATGGGCCGCTGACGGCGAATTACCTGTTTTAGTGCTATTAACAAAAAGCGATAAACTTTCTCAAGGTAAAGTCAGTGCGCAAGTACTTGACGTTAAAAAGAAGCTAGCATCATTAAATGCTGATATTAAAGTACAAGCTTTCTCATCATTAAAACGTACGGGTTCAGAACAAGCAGACAAAGTTATTTGTGCTTGGTTTCAAGACGAAAACATTCAAGAGTTAACTGAATTGAGTGAAGAGCCTTTAATCGAAGAGTAG
- a CDS encoding c-type cytochrome produces the protein MKRILTSLILTLLSINIAVAASGDVEAGKAKAATCAACHGANGIGASDSYPNLAGQHADYIVKQLKGFQAGDRKDPVMTAMAAPLSEQDMADVAAYFSSLPHDGGSTDTGSASAGASSAPIAYVPDPAAGKSLYELGDASRSIGACIGCHGSEGNSEVLIYPNLANQHPEYIAKQLMNFKNKDRINYAMNQFAGNMTDDDIADMTAYFADPAAVANVVSRRVMPAAPVTAEVIAGKAKSVTCAACHGTDGNSPVAIYPKLAGQSADYIVKQLQEFKSGTRKDPVMGPMAAALSNQDMVELASYFSAQKIAVADLAGSDIGKELYFGGNVKRKITACVACHGVNGKGMNKAGFPTIAGQNEAYLKAQLMKFKKGERNNDYNTMMQSVASKLSSNDMDELAKYMASMK, from the coding sequence ATGAAACGTATTTTAACTTCACTAATTTTAACACTATTAAGTATTAATATTGCTGTAGCCGCATCAGGCGACGTTGAAGCAGGTAAAGCTAAGGCAGCCACTTGTGCGGCATGTCATGGCGCTAACGGTATTGGTGCTAGCGATAGCTACCCCAACCTAGCCGGTCAACATGCAGACTATATTGTTAAACAGCTAAAAGGCTTTCAAGCTGGCGATCGTAAAGACCCGGTAATGACGGCTATGGCTGCGCCTTTATCTGAACAAGATATGGCTGACGTTGCGGCATATTTTTCAAGCTTACCGCACGATGGCGGCAGCACAGATACTGGTTCAGCTAGTGCCGGTGCAAGTTCAGCACCTATCGCTTATGTGCCAGATCCTGCAGCAGGTAAAAGCTTATACGAATTAGGCGATGCTTCTCGCAGCATTGGTGCTTGTATTGGTTGTCATGGTAGCGAAGGTAACAGCGAGGTGTTAATTTACCCTAACCTTGCTAACCAGCATCCTGAATACATTGCTAAACAGTTAATGAATTTTAAAAACAAAGACCGTATCAACTACGCTATGAACCAGTTTGCTGGCAACATGACGGATGATGATATTGCTGACATGACTGCTTACTTTGCTGACCCAGCGGCCGTTGCGAATGTAGTTTCTCGCCGAGTAATGCCAGCGGCACCTGTTACTGCTGAAGTTATCGCAGGTAAAGCTAAATCAGTTACCTGTGCAGCTTGTCATGGTACTGACGGTAATAGCCCTGTTGCTATTTATCCGAAACTAGCAGGTCAAAGTGCTGATTACATCGTAAAACAGTTACAAGAATTTAAGTCTGGTACGCGTAAAGATCCTGTTATGGGACCTATGGCTGCAGCATTAAGCAATCAAGACATGGTAGAGCTTGCAAGCTACTTTTCAGCACAAAAAATTGCTGTTGCTGACTTAGCCGGTTCTGATATTGGTAAAGAGCTTTATTTTGGCGGTAACGTTAAACGTAAAATAACCGCTTGTGTTGCCTGTCATGGCGTTAACGGTAAAGGCATGAATAAAGCTGGTTTCCCAACAATTGCTGGTCAAAACGAAGCTTATTTAAAAGCACAATTAATGAAATTCAAAAAAGGTGAGCGTAATAACGATTACAACACCATGATGCAAAGCGTTGCTTCAAAACTTTCATCTAACGATATGGATGAATTAGCGAAGTACATGGCGTCAATGAAATAG
- a CDS encoding c-type cytochrome, with translation MKKFIFTVLLGLSAVTTAHAAQGNAEAGKGKSVMCAACHGTDGNSLVTIYPKLAGQSASYLAKQLTEFKLGMTSAGKSGRVDPVMGGMAMTLSEQDIADVAAFYASQEITAGNGTANAAGKKLYLGGNAEMEVTACVACHGINGKGMPNAGFPALASQNAEYLKSQLEKFRNGSRNNDLNAMMQGVAANLTDEEITALAQYASSLK, from the coding sequence ATGAAAAAATTTATCTTTACTGTTTTATTAGGATTAAGCGCAGTAACTACTGCCCATGCAGCCCAGGGCAATGCCGAAGCAGGTAAAGGCAAATCAGTTATGTGTGCTGCTTGTCATGGCACTGACGGCAACAGCTTAGTCACTATTTACCCTAAGTTAGCTGGCCAAAGCGCTAGTTACTTAGCTAAACAACTGACTGAATTTAAATTAGGTATGACTTCTGCTGGTAAATCAGGCCGTGTTGACCCAGTAATGGGTGGTATGGCAATGACATTGAGCGAGCAAGATATCGCTGATGTTGCTGCGTTCTATGCAAGCCAAGAAATAACCGCAGGAAACGGCACCGCGAATGCAGCCGGTAAAAAACTGTATTTAGGCGGTAATGCTGAAATGGAAGTAACCGCTTGTGTTGCTTGTCATGGTATTAATGGTAAAGGCATGCCAAACGCAGGTTTCCCTGCACTTGCTAGCCAAAATGCAGAATACTTAAAAAGCCAACTAGAGAAATTCCGTAATGGCTCTCGTAACAATGACCTTAATGCCATGATGCAAGGTGTTGCAGCAAACTTAACTGATGAAGAAATTACCGCATTAGCGCAATATGCTTCGTCGTTAAAGTAA